In the Clavelina lepadiformis chromosome 8, kaClaLepa1.1, whole genome shotgun sequence genome, one interval contains:
- the LOC143469720 gene encoding uncharacterized protein LOC143469720, with the protein MSSSRRSCRNDPDKFCYICGEYIFKDQRKAITDFVRKVYLSYFKVKLGDQDKPWAPHIVCKACVESLRKWTKDLKGFNCRKKNTWNYPNLESARRPVPQLEEVPVPKFSDLPDTSLENDEFHEKVESSASDSSGSVFESRPLILEPFKQEELSDLIRDLNLSKEAAEILASRLKDKNCLGTGASITFYRTREKELRPYFSQQDDLVYCKDIEGLLLKMGVPQYRPQEWRLFIDSSKRS; encoded by the exons ATGAGTTCATCACGAAGAAGCTGTCGCAATGATCCTGACAAGTTTTGTTATATCTGTGGGGAATATATCTTCAAAGACCAAAGGAAAGCTATCACCGATTTTGTGAGGAAGGTGTATCTTTCGTATTTTAAAGTGAAGCTTGGTGACCAAGACAAGCCATGGGCACCTCATATTGTCTGCAAAGCATGTGTAGAAAGCTTGAGAAAGTGGACTAAAG ACCTAAAGGGGTTTAATTGTCGTAAGAAGAATACTTGGAATTACCCAAATTTAGAATCTGCTCGGCGACCTGTGCCTCAATTGGAGGAAGTACCTGTGCCTAAATTTAGTGATTTACCTGACACATCCTTGGAAAATGATGAGTTTCATGAAAAGGTAGAAAGCTCTGCAAGTGACAGCAGTGGAAGTGTGTTCGAAAGCCGTCCATTAATTCTAGAGCCATTCAAGCAGGAGGAGCTGAGCGATCTTATCAGGGATCTCAACTTATCCAAAGAAGCAGCAGAAATTTTGGCATCCCGactcaaagacaaaaactgCCTTGGAACCGGAGCTTCAATAACATTCTACCGTACAAGAGAGAAAGAATTACGTCCGTATTTTAGCCAACAAGATGATCTTGTTTACTGCAAAGACATCGAAGGGCTTCTGCTGAAAATGGGAGTGCCACAATATAGACCTCAAGAGTGGCGCTTATTCATAGACAGTTCGAAAAGGAGTTAG